The genomic DNA CTATTGCGTCTCTTCGTAGATGCTCACATCATCAGTTGAGTAAGTTCTGAGAGAGCCGCTGCCTGCTTGCTTGACCCGCGTTCAACCTCACGCTATAGTCCCGTCCACAGAGGCGGAACCGTCACTATTCCTTGTTGGAGATCGCCCTTGATGCTAGAACCCGTTGAAAAGATTTGGATGGATGGGAAATTTGTTGGGTGGGGGGAGGCTAATGTCCATGTCCTTACCCATTCACTGCACTATGGCCTCGCCGCGTTCGAAGGTCTTCGGTGCTACAAGGGGAAATCAGGATCCGCCATCTTCCGGCTTCAGGAACATGTTGATCGGCTGTTTGATTCAGCTCATATCGGTATGATGGCCATACCGTATGACAAAAAGCAGATCACTGACGCCATTATCGAAACTGTTCGCGTCAATCGTCTCGATGCCTGTTATATTCGTCCGTTGGTCTACATCGGGTACGGTGCGATGGGAGTCCATCCGGGAGACAATCCGATTCGGGTGGCCATCGCTGCTTGGAGATGGGGAGCCTATTTGGGAGATGATGCATTGGCCAATGGAATGCGTGCTTGCGTCTCGTCCTTTACAAGGCATCACGTGAACGTGTCTATGACCAGAGGGAAAATATCCGGCTACTATGTGAACTCCATTATGGCCAAACGGCAGGCGAAGGCCGATGGATATGACGAGGCGATTCTTCTCGATCCCGAAGGTTATGTTGCCGAGGGAACAGGGGAGAATGTATTCATCATTCGCCGGGGCGTTCTCAAGACGACGCCGTTGACATCCGTGCTCGAAGGGATTACGCGAAACTCCGTCATCCAATTGGCTCAAGAACGAAAAATCGCCGTGGTGGAGGAACGATTCACGCGCGATGAAATGTATATTGCCGACGAAGTATTTGTGACGGGAACGGCTGCTGAGTTGACCCCGGTCCGAGAAATCGACAACCGGCGTATCGGAAATGGTACGCCTGGACCGATTACACGCGCCCTTCAAGATGCCTTCTTTTCGATTGTGCGTGGAGAAGATCGCGCGCACGAGTCCTGGCTGACACGCATCTAGTCCGCATTATTACTGAGCGCTTCTACTGCAATCGCCGAGACGCCGCCGAATACGAGCCTTCCGTTTCCACATCTTGTCAGCCTTTTGACGTCCGACCGTCAATGACTCTTCTATAAGCCGGTTGCGATCCTAGAGTCACGTCTCACTTCTCGGTCCACCCCACGTGCGCATTCCCTAAATTGCCCTCTAATAACCAATAATTACACCGCCATCACAATACAGCTAAGCCAAAAGCAACACATGGCGTCCGTTTTGCAAATCCTGCCGAAGCCGGGAACCTTCTAAACATGGCACTTCTTGCGCGAGCCGTACTCCCTGAAACTTAGTTTCAGAATGCCACGGAGCAATGTTCTAGTCGTCAGTTTTGTACCTGCCTAGGGACTCATGGCCAAGATAGAAGACTTGATAGCCCAAATCCCAGTTGAACGCCTGCGTAAAGGCATTGCCTCTGAAGTGAAGGCGTTAAAGAAGTCGAAGAAGTTTGGGCTGGTATTTGAGGAGCATTTGCCGGAGACGGTCCGCCTGCCTCTAGTGCCGGTGAGGGCCGGCGACCTTGTAGCGCTGAAGAAAGAGTCAGGGAATCAGCTGTGGCGGGTAACAAGTATTAGGAAAGAGATCGCTACATGCGATCGTGCGGTGCAGGGCTATTCTGAGGCTAAAGATGCGAACCGAGAGTTTCCAGTTGCGGACCTGGTCATGGTTCGTAATTTTGGAGACCCCATCTATCCAGCTCTTGTGCCGGTGGATCGCGTCGAACGAGGCGGACCCGACAAACCTTGGCATGTATTGATCAATGCCGATAACTTCCACGCCCTCCAACTCTTGCTCTATTGCTATGAGGGCAAGGTGGATGTGATCTACATCGATCCGCCGTACAACACCGGTGCCCGCGACTGGAAATACAACAACGATTATGTGGACAAAAACGACGCCTTTCGCCATTCAAAGTGGCTTTCTATGGTCAAGAAACGGCTTACGCTAGCAAGAAGATTGTTGAGACCAGATGGGGTTTTAATTGTCACAATAGATGACCACGAACTTAGCCACCTGTTGTGTTTGATTGAGGAATTATTTCAGGGGTTCAAGCTTTTTACGATAGTGATTGAACATAATAAACGTGGCAGACAAGGAGAGGAATTTGCTCGTAGTCATGAGTATGCCTTATTCGTAGTTCCGAAAGGCGAAAACATTATCGGCGAAGAACCGCTTGCATCGACCATTGGTGGAGAAACCAGAAACCTACGACGGACTGGGAACAATTCCTTGCGGGCTGCAAGGCCTGGTCAGTTCTATCCAATCTACGTCAATGAACGGACGCTTGAGATAACGGGATTTGGTGAACCATTACCTAAGCAGGGGAAACGTCATGGGACGAAAGTGGGTTCTTCGATTCCCATCTGGCCGCTTGATAAGCAAGGAGTTGAACGCAATTGGCACTACGGGTCTGGCCGTGCGAAGAAGGAATTTGAAGCTGGAAAAGTTTTCGCAGCACGGCAGAATTATGGAATTCAGATTTACTATACACTCAAGGAAAAACAGTCGAAGCGATGGAAGACGGTCTGGAGCAAGCCTCCTCTCGACGCAAGTACCTACGGAAGTGAGCTATTGACCGATATACTTGGAGGTCCATCAGGATTTTCATACCCGAAGTCTGTGTATGCTGTTTGTGAGGCACTCATGCCCATAATGATAAGCCGTAAAACAGCATTAGTTTTAGACTTCTTTGCCGGATCTGGAACAACATTTCATGCCACTGCTTTGTTAAATGCAGAGGATGAAGGGGAGAGGAGATGTATTCTCGTAACTAATAATGAAGTTAATGAAAAGCTCAGTGGAGAACTGAACGCGAAAGGGCTTTTCTCTGGTGACGAGGATTATGAAAGGCATGGCATTGCAGATAGCGTCACGTGGCCTCGGTGTAAATATATCGTTGCGGGAAAGCGTGACAGCGGAACGAATTTGCCAGGCACCTATTTAAACGGTCGTGAGTTAAAAGATGGTTTCGAGGAAAGTATAGAGTACTTCCATCTCGACTTTCTGGACCCTGCAGAAGTCGCCCGCGGCGATGCTTTCCAGGCCATCTTGCCAATCTTATGGATGATGGCAGGATGTCAAGGGGCACAGGAAGATTCCAAAGGTTCGCAACCTTGGTTTATCCCAAGCACTCACCGTTTGCTGTGCTAATCCTAGAAAAAGAATTTCGTGCCTTTCGTGAAAGGCTCTCTGAGCGCAAAGACATTGGCTGGATATTCTTGGTCACGGACTCCGAAGAGAACTTTACCCTCATGCGCCGTGCTCTGGGCAGAAAAGTGGAATGCATCCAGCTCTACAAGAGCTATCTCGAAAATTTCCGGCTCAATACACCTGAAGCACTTCGTCAGATCGAGGCGGCATGAAACTGGAGCTGAAACCGTTTCAAGAGAACGCTGCGCGTGAAATCATCTGTG from Nitrospira sp. includes the following:
- a CDS encoding Branched-chain amino acid aminotransferase; this encodes MLEPVEKIWMDGKFVGWGEANVHVLTHSLHYGLAAFEGLRCYKGKSGSAIFRLQEHVDRLFDSAHIGMMAIPYDKKQITDAIIETVRVNRLDACYIRPLVYIGYGAMGVHPGDNPIRVAIAAWRWGAYLGDDALANGMRACVSSFTRHHVNVSMTRGKISGYYVNSIMAKRQAKADGYDEAILLDPEGYVAEGTGENVFIIRRGVLKTTPLTSVLEGITRNSVIQLAQERKIAVVEERFTRDEMYIADEVFVTGTAAELTPVREIDNRRIGNGTPGPITRALQDAFFSIVRGEDRAHESWLTRI
- a CDS encoding Type III restriction-modification system methylation subunit, with product MAKIEDLIAQIPVERLRKGIASEVKALKKSKKFGLVFEEHLPETVRLPLVPVRAGDLVALKKESGNQLWRVTSIRKEIATCDRAVQGYSEAKDANREFPVADLVMVRNFGDPIYPALVPVDRVERGGPDKPWHVLINADNFHALQLLLYCYEGKVDVIYIDPPYNTGARDWKYNNDYVDKNDAFRHSKWLSMVKKRLTLARRLLRPDGVLIVTIDDHELSHLLCLIEELFQGFKLFTIVIEHNKRGRQGEEFARSHEYALFVVPKGENIIGEEPLASTIGGETRNLRRTGNNSLRAARPGQFYPIYVNERTLEITGFGEPLPKQGKRHGTKVGSSIPIWPLDKQGVERNWHYGSGRAKKEFEAGKVFAARQNYGIQIYYTLKEKQSKRWKTVWSKPPLDASTYGSELLTDILGGPSGFSYPKSVYAVCEALMPIMISRKTALVLDFFAGSGTTFHATALLNAEDEGERRCILVTNNEVNEKLSGELNAKGLFSGDEDYERHGIADSVTWPRCKYIVAGKRDSGTNLPGTYLNGRELKDGFEESIEYFHLDFLDPAEVARGDAFQAILPILWMMAGCQGAQEDSKGSQPWFIPSTHRLLC